From the Natrinema amylolyticum genome, the window TACATCACGCTCCGGGACGGAATCGAGGGGATGAGCGTCGAACACGTCCGCTCGGGCCAGACGTTCGGTGAGGCCGAGCTCATGTGGCGCTGCTGGGAGTGCGGCGAGCTGGGACGACTCGATTGCGACGTCCCCGACGCCTGTCCCTCCTGCGGTGCCGACCGAGAAGACCTGTACTACTGGACGGAAGACTGAACGCGACCGTCCGACGGACGGGGTGAGCGCGGGCGGACGAAAACCGTTTTCACCCCGCTCGGTTCACCTCGAGTCATGGAGATCGTCGTCTTCGGTGCCGGCAGCCTCGGTAGTCTCATCGGCGGACTGCTCGCCCGCGAGCACGACGTCACGCTCGTCGCTCGCGAGGCCCACGCCCGTGCCGTCCGCGAGTCGGGACTGCGTCTCGAGGGGGCGATATTTGACTCCCCCGCCCGCGTGTTTCCGGCGGCGACGGACGACGGAACCGGACTCGAGGCCGAGCTGGCCGTCGTGACGGTCAAGTCGTTCGATACCGCGTCGGCGGCCGATCGGCTCGCGACGGGCGCCATCGACGGCGTTCTCTCGCTCCAGAACGGCATGGGCAACGAAGCGACGCTCGCGGCGCGACTCGATGTCCCGGTTCTCGCCGGAACAGCGACCTACGGAGCGATCTTGCAGGAGCCGGGCGTCGTCGAATGCACCGGCATCGGCGAGGTCGTCCTTGGGGCTCGAGACGGTGGCCCCTCTCCGCTCGCGGATCGGGTCGGCGAGGCCTTCGCGACGGCCGGACTCGAGACCGCCATCGCCGAGGACATGCCCCGACGCCTGTGGGAGAAACTCGCGGTCAACGCCGGCATCAATCCGGTGACGGCGCTGACCGCGACCGAAAACGGAGCCGTGCTCGAGGAGCCCGCTACCGACCGCTCTCGGGCGGCCGTTCGGGAGACCGCTCGCGTCGCTCGGGCCTGCGACGTCTCCCTCTCGAACCGCGAGGCGCTGGCCGCGATGGAAGCCGTCGCCTCGGCGACGGCCGCGAACACGTCCTCGATGCGCCAGGACGTGCTGGCCGACCGCCGCACCGAGATCGACGCGATCAACGGCTACGTCGTCGATCAGGCGACCGAATTGGGACTCGAGGTGCCGACGAACCGGACGCTGACCGCGTTGATCAGAACGTGGGAATGCGGCCGGAAACTGCGGTGAGCGCCGGGGCGTCCCACCGCAATTTCGATCGGTCTCATCCGTTCGTCCGTCTAACCTGATTTCACCGAGAACGAAGCCGCTACGCGGTCAAAAATAGCAAAAACATCGAGTCGGATCCGCGTGGGACGACCGACGGATTAGAACGGTGCTTCCGGGCCTTCGTCGACCTCGCCGCCCTCGTCGTCGTCGACGGTCTCGCCGGGGAAGGACGGACTCATGCCGCCCATCTCCTCTTCGCCGCCGTCCATGCCGGTGGAGGCGTTGACTTTCTCGATCTCGGGAATCTCCTTGACCATCCGGCTCTTGATCGCCTGGATCGTCATCGGCGAGATCCCGCAGCCACTGCAGGCGCCACCGAGGGCGATGCTGACTTCGCCGCTCTCGCGATCGATGTCCTGAATCGCTGCGCTGCCGCCGTGCATCTGAATCTGCGGGAAGTTCCGTCGCAGGAAGTTCGTGACGCGGTCTTCGAGGTCGTCCCCGTCGTTCTGGGTCTCGGTGCTCATAGAAATCCATTGGGTATCAGCCCCCCTAAACCTTCCGTCCTCCATGTTCGCCTGCCGGCGTCGGCGACGGGTGGACGCGCTACTTGAATCCGAAGACTCGCTGCAGTTCGGTCTCGATCTCCTCGACGTGCGTCTCCAGAATTTCCTCGAATCGCTCTTCCTCGACGAGCACGCCCGAGAGTCGGCCGTGCGGATCGTCGGGGAGTTCGATACGGAACTCGCCGTCTCCCTCGTAGAAGGGCTCGCTCTCGTTGAGGACTTGCTGGTCGATCGCGTGGACGAGTTCGGAGTC encodes:
- a CDS encoding DUF7130 family rubredoxin-like protein, whose product is MYSEQPRLGFGTTVYTEDGTEIGRIRGIDENGLYITLRDGIEGMSVEHVRSGQTFGEAELMWRCWECGELGRLDCDVPDACPSCGADREDLYYWTED
- a CDS encoding ketopantoate reductase family protein gives rise to the protein MEIVVFGAGSLGSLIGGLLAREHDVTLVAREAHARAVRESGLRLEGAIFDSPARVFPAATDDGTGLEAELAVVTVKSFDTASAADRLATGAIDGVLSLQNGMGNEATLAARLDVPVLAGTATYGAILQEPGVVECTGIGEVVLGARDGGPSPLADRVGEAFATAGLETAIAEDMPRRLWEKLAVNAGINPVTALTATENGAVLEEPATDRSRAAVRETARVARACDVSLSNREALAAMEAVASATAANTSSMRQDVLADRRTEIDAINGYVVDQATELGLEVPTNRTLTALIRTWECGRKLR
- a CDS encoding NifU family protein, with protein sequence MSTETQNDGDDLEDRVTNFLRRNFPQIQMHGGSAAIQDIDRESGEVSIALGGACSGCGISPMTIQAIKSRMVKEIPEIEKVNASTGMDGGEEEMGGMSPSFPGETVDDDEGGEVDEGPEAPF
- a CDS encoding DUF5783 family protein — protein: MADFDPEKFEDKYANYFPELQQAYKNAFNRMNDRYDSELVHAIDQQVLNESEPFYEGDGEFRIELPDDPHGRLSGVLVEEERFEEILETHVEEIETELQRVFGFK